The DNA region AATGATACTTTGACCAACAGGCAGACTTGTATCATAGAAAGCATGTGCAAAATGTATTCATATACGGGCGACAAGGAAATCCTGCAGAAAGCCGGGCATATTTGGGACCTGTTCAGTATGAACGGGGGAACAAAAGACAATGAAGTGTTCATCCATGGGGATATGGTCTCTTCAAAGCCGATTGACGTACATGGTGTGACGGCAGCTGAAGTTTCCAAACAGCCGTTGATTCTGTATCTTTATACCGGTAGGCAAGAATATCTCGATGCCGCGCTTGGTTTCTATTCTTCCGTGGAACGGGAAAACGAACTTCCAGATGGGATACCGGCTTCATATGAAAGCTTGTTTCCTAAGCATGCGGAAGCGCTGCATGAGACCTGTGATATCAGTGACTTCATATGGAGTTACGGTTACATGCTGATGGCAACCGGAGATGTCAAGTGGGCGGATAAGATGGAATCAGCTGTGTATAATGCAGCCTTGGGAGCTATTAATAAAGATTTTAAGGCTTTGCAGTACTTCTCATCTCCGAATCAGTTATTGGCAACTGAAAAAAGCTCCATGGCTCCGTACGGTGAAGAGGGCTTGTCGCGTCAGGCTTACAGACCGGGCTTTGACGTCGAATGTTGTTCCGGCAATGTCCACAGGATGTTTCCGAATTATATTTCAAGGATGTGGCTGAATGGTGACGAGCATGAGATAGTTGCCGCTTTGTACGGTCCGTCGGAATATAGGACAGAAATTAATGGCACAAAAGTATGTATAACGGAAGATACTTCTTATCCTTTCTCCGGGAAAATAACATTCAGGTTTGCTCTCGACGGTGCCCCTGTCAGAATACCGTTTACCGTGAGAATTCCATCATGGGTAGAGAATGCAAAGTTGACAGTCAATGCAGAACAGCCGAAAGAATATCATGCAGGAGGGTTCAGTACGATAGAAAGACGATTTAAGGATGGGGATGTCGTAGAATTGGACATCGATATGAAACCGAGGACAGAGAAAAGAACTGATGCCGGAATTAATGTATATATGGGGCCATTGCTGTATTCTGTAGATATTGATGAGAATGTTGAGATCATAAAGGACCAGTTCAAGACATCGGTAGCTTTTCCTGCATATAACGTGACCCCTGCTTCTAAGTGGAATTTCGGTCTGCCTGAAAATCCTGAAATAACAGTGGTGAACACAGGGAAAGAAGGATTCCCGTGGACACCAGATTCAACACCTGTCAAGCTTAAAGTAACTGCATTTGAAATTCCTGAATGGCGACTTTTGGGTGATACGACTCCTGGGCTACCCGAAGAAAAAAATCAGGTATCGTCAGAATGTGAAGAGATAGAAATGGTACCGTCCGGATGTACAAGGATAAGAATGACGACGCTTCCGGTGGTTGAATATTGTAAATGAAATTTAAAATTAAAGTAATTATGAGTAGAATTACGATGACTGTATTGTCTGTCCTTTTTTTGATATCCGCGTGTACATCAGGATCCAAAACGGGAACTAACAGACAATTGCCCGTTTATCTTGATGAATCCAAAACGATAGACGAGAGAGTAGAAGATATTATTCCGCGTCTTACACTGGAAGAAAAGGTGGCATTATGTCATGCTCAGTCCAAATTCAGTTCTCCCGGAGTGCAACGACTCGGTATTCCTGAGTTGTGGATGAATGACGGGCCGTTCGGTGTAAGAAGCGAAGTCCTTTACAACAGTTGGACAAAAGCGGAAACTACCAATGATTCCTGTACGGCATTTCCGGCTCTTACGGTTCTTGCATCCAGCTGGAATACGGAACTTGCGTCTCAATACGGTCAAGCTCTCAGTGAAGAGGCGAACTATCGGGAAAAAGACGTTCAGCTTGCTCCGGGAGTAAATATCGCAAGGACACCTCTTAACGGAAGAAACTTCGAGTATATGGGTGAAGATCCTTTTTTAGTTTCGAAAATTGCTGTTCCGTATAT from Bacteroides sp. MSB163 includes:
- a CDS encoding beta-L-arabinofuranosidase domain-containing protein — translated: MKKKLIRLFIAVGLVLGFGSCADVTDTPEYYGVYKEANIENIRPSSWLREILQRQRDGLGLNRKESGYPYNTCLWNGIIPKGGNPIAKGWWPYEQSGYMIDGLYRCGIFLRDSVLMQLGSDNVGYVLTHPRANGMLGPETLGENQWAFSVFARTLLAYYDYTEDDRIPVLLKKHFSALNDTLTNRQTCIIESMCKMYSYTGDKEILQKAGHIWDLFSMNGGTKDNEVFIHGDMVSSKPIDVHGVTAAEVSKQPLILYLYTGRQEYLDAALGFYSSVERENELPDGIPASYESLFPKHAEALHETCDISDFIWSYGYMLMATGDVKWADKMESAVYNAALGAINKDFKALQYFSSPNQLLATEKSSMAPYGEEGLSRQAYRPGFDVECCSGNVHRMFPNYISRMWLNGDEHEIVAALYGPSEYRTEINGTKVCITEDTSYPFSGKITFRFALDGAPVRIPFTVRIPSWVENAKLTVNAEQPKEYHAGGFSTIERRFKDGDVVELDIDMKPRTEKRTDAGINVYMGPLLYSVDIDENVEIIKDQFKTSVAFPAYNVTPASKWNFGLPENPEITVVNTGKEGFPWTPDSTPVKLKVTAFEIPEWRLLGDTTPGLPEEKNQVSSECEEIEMVPSGCTRIRMTTLPVVEYCK